The following proteins are co-located in the Helicobacter acinonychis genome:
- a CDS encoding lysophospholipid acyltransferase family protein, which yields MSLKIFRKNIVLRIVPRLAFGVLWLLHKTCKNRYFLAQNLKEKPFIASCWHGELGMIGFAYLRLKKPCIYVITSQHFDGSIAAGLFESFGFKNIRGSSKKGGVKVLIEGLKRLKEGYDVAITPDGPKGPRHSIADGVIALAQKSGVGISACRVVCKNAWQFNTWDKFEIPKPFSEVHYHMLESVIIPKEWELSKAKEFLKTRMDSADFKEGGLGA from the coding sequence TTGAGCTTAAAAATTTTTAGAAAAAATATCGTTTTAAGGATTGTTCCGCGCTTGGCGTTTGGGGTCCTTTGGTTGTTGCATAAAACTTGTAAAAACCGCTATTTTTTAGCTCAAAATTTAAAAGAAAAACCCTTCATTGCAAGCTGTTGGCATGGCGAGCTTGGCATGATTGGGTTTGCGTATTTAAGGCTTAAAAAACCTTGTATTTATGTGATTACAAGCCAGCATTTTGACGGCTCTATTGCGGCGGGTTTGTTTGAAAGCTTTGGGTTTAAAAATATTAGAGGTTCTAGCAAAAAAGGGGGGGTTAAGGTTTTGATAGAAGGGCTTAAGCGCCTAAAAGAGGGTTATGATGTCGCTATCACGCCTGATGGCCCAAAAGGCCCACGACACAGCATAGCGGATGGGGTGATCGCTTTGGCTCAAAAATCAGGTGTGGGGATTAGTGCATGCAGGGTGGTTTGCAAAAACGCATGGCAATTTAATACTTGGGATAAATTTGAAATCCCTAAGCCTTTTAGCGAAGTGCATTACCACATGTTAGAATCTGTAATAATCCCTAAAGAATGGGAGCTTTCAAAGGCGAAAGAATTTTTAAAAACGCGCATGGATTCTGCTGATTTTAAAGAAGGGGGTTTAGGTGCTTAA
- a CDS encoding YkgJ family cysteine cluster protein, which translates to MGGFDFNFDNKACENCGAKCCVGESGYIFVTIQEMQTISAFLKLELEEFSQKYVKKVGYKFSLLEKDAKDLGLACVFLDLETKKCQIYSARPKQCQTFPFWESVKSFSKEQKEAFCKSCLGITQKTKETKVR; encoded by the coding sequence ATGGGTGGTTTTGATTTTAATTTTGACAATAAAGCATGCGAGAATTGTGGGGCAAAGTGTTGCGTGGGGGAAAGCGGGTATATTTTTGTAACGATCCAAGAAATGCAAACAATTAGCGCTTTTTTAAAATTGGAATTGGAAGAATTTAGCCAAAAATATGTTAAAAAGGTAGGGTATAAGTTCTCTTTATTAGAAAAAGACGCTAAAGATTTGGGTTTGGCGTGCGTGTTTTTGGATTTAGAGACGAAAAAATGCCAGATTTATAGCGCACGCCCCAAACAATGCCAAACCTTTCCTTTTTGGGAGAGCGTGAAAAGCTTTTCTAAAGAGCAAAAGGAAGCTTTTTGCAAAAGTTGTTTGGGCATCACACAAAAAACTAAAGAGACTAAAGTGCGCTAA
- a CDS encoding tetratricopeptide repeat protein: MDIPIKKRFLASLLLFSLLSCLKAEPLSEDHQILLSSDAFHRGDFAAAQKGYMSLYKQTNKVVYAKEAAISAASLGDIKTAMHLAMLYQKITNNRNDLSINKILVDGYAQMGQIDKAIALLQKIRKEEKTIGTDNVLGTLYLSQKRLDKAFPLLNKFYNAVHDEDSLEKIITIYFLQNRKKEGLDLLQSHIDRYGCSEQLCQKALSTFTQFNELNLAKTTFARLYEKNPVVQNAQLYIGVLILLKEFDKAQQIAELFPFDRRLLLDLYTAQKKFDQASKQASLIYQEKKDPKFLGLEAIYHYESLSMKNKKLTKQEMLPIIQKLEKATKERQVWLAKTKDKEDAQDAFFYNFLGYSLIDYGMDVKRGMDLVKKALALDASSALYLDSLAWGYYKLGNCLEAKKIFSTIAKDLIQAEPELKEHHKIIQECKK; this comes from the coding sequence ATGGATATTCCAATAAAAAAAAGATTTTTAGCGAGTTTGTTGCTTTTTAGCTTGCTTTCTTGCCTCAAGGCTGAACCCCTTTCAGAAGATCATCAAATTCTATTGAGTTCAGACGCTTTCCATAGGGGGGATTTTGCAGCGGCTCAAAAGGGGTATATGAGTCTTTACAAGCAAACTAATAAGGTGGTTTATGCTAAAGAGGCAGCCATTTCAGCGGCGAGTTTAGGGGACATTAAAACCGCGATGCATTTAGCCATGCTCTATCAAAAAATCACCAATAATCGTAACGATCTCTCTATCAATAAGATTTTAGTGGATGGTTATGCACAAATGGGGCAAATTGATAAGGCGATCGCGTTGTTGCAAAAAATCCGTAAAGAAGAAAAAACCATAGGCACAGACAATGTGTTAGGGACTTTGTATTTGTCTCAAAAGCGTTTGGATAAGGCTTTCCCCTTATTGAATAAGTTTTATAATGCAGTGCATGATGAAGACAGCCTTGAAAAAATTATTACGATTTACTTTTTGCAAAATCGTAAAAAAGAGGGCCTGGATTTGTTGCAATCCCACATAGACAGGTATGGTTGCTCAGAGCAATTATGCCAAAAAGCGCTCAGCACTTTCACGCAATTTAATGAGTTAAATTTGGCTAAAACCACTTTCGCTCGCCTATATGAAAAAAACCCAGTCGTGCAAAACGCCCAACTTTATATTGGGGTGCTGATTTTATTGAAAGAATTTGATAAAGCCCAACAGATCGCAGAATTGTTTCCCTTTGACAGGCGCTTGTTACTGGATTTATACACTGCACAAAAGAAATTTGATCAAGCTTCCAAACAAGCCTCTTTGATCTATCAAGAAAAAAAAGATCCTAAATTTTTAGGGCTAGAGGCGATTTATCATTATGAAAGTTTGAGCATGAAAAATAAAAAACTCACCAAACAAGAGATGCTGCCTATCATCCAAAAATTAGAAAAAGCTACCAAAGAGCGCCAAGTATGGCTTGCTAAAACCAAAGACAAAGAAGACGCACAAGACGCTTTCTTTTATAATTTTTTAGGGTATTCTTTAATAGATTATGGCATGGATGTTAAAAGGGGCATGGATTTGGTTAAAAAAGCTTTAGCCCTAGACGCTAGCTCTGCACTTTATTTGGACTCTTTGGCATGGGGTTATTACAAGTTGGGGAATTGCTTGGAGGCTAAAAAAATCTTTTCTACCATCGCTAAAGATCTTATCCAAGCTGAACCTGAATTAAAAGAGCATCATAAAATCATCCAAGAATGCAAGAAGTAG
- a CDS encoding indole-3-glycerol-phosphate synthase yields the protein MQEVGILENLQKSLALKEGMLSYEMLGKSLSYNPYLPRVISKTKNYVFVTPSEVLEKLLQENTHTDCVIINFKGLYELGVPSVFDLEVLGLLRRHASSMIVQQDFFISHYQLLESLVQGTDGVILDEGLLKEDLKGMIDFACRLGLSVFVETDKPNHAYLKGLGVLGVLEKISHSQNQKKIVFLD from the coding sequence ATGCAAGAAGTAGGGATTTTAGAGAATTTGCAAAAAAGCCTAGCCTTAAAAGAGGGCATGCTCTCTTATGAAATGTTAGGTAAAAGTTTGTCGTATAACCCTTACTTGCCTAGAGTCATTTCTAAAACTAAAAACTATGTTTTTGTAACTCCTAGCGAGGTTTTAGAAAAACTTTTACAAGAAAACACCCATACAGATTGCGTGATCATCAATTTCAAAGGTTTGTATGAATTAGGCGTGCCAAGCGTGTTTGACTTGGAAGTTTTAGGGTTGTTGCGCCGCCATGCAAGCTCTATGATTGTCCAACAGGATTTTTTCATTAGCCATTACCAGCTTTTAGAATCGCTCGTTCAAGGCACTGATGGAGTCATTTTAGATGAAGGGCTTTTAAAAGAGGATTTAAAGGGCATGATAGATTTTGCTTGCCGTTTGGGCTTAAGCGTGTTTGTGGAAACTGACAAGCCAAATCATGCTTATTTGAAAGGTTTAGGGGTTTTAGGCGTGTTGGAAAAAATCTCTCATTCTCAAAATCAAAAAAAAATAGTCTTTTTAGATTGA
- a CDS encoding YfhL family 4Fe-4S dicluster ferredoxin: MSLLVNDECIACDACREECPSEAIEEGDPIYNIDPDRCTECYGYYDEPSCVSVCPVDAILPDPNNTESIEELKYKYESLQEQG; this comes from the coding sequence ATGTCATTATTGGTGAATGATGAATGCATTGCATGCGATGCTTGCAGAGAAGAGTGCCCTAGTGAGGCGATTGAAGAGGGTGATCCTATTTATAACATTGATCCGGATCGATGCACGGAATGTTATGGGTATTATGATGAGCCAAGTTGTGTGAGCGTTTGCCCTGTGGATGCGATTTTACCGGATCCTAACAATACAGAAAGCATAGAGGAATTGAAATACAAATACGAAAGCTTGCAAGAGCAAGGTTAA
- a CDS encoding Ppx/GppA family phosphatase — protein MAKITAVIDIGSNSVCLAVFKKTSQFGFYLLFETKSRVRISEGCYASKGVLQEVPMQRAIKALSEFKEIALKYKSKKILCVATSAVRDAPNRLEFVSRVKKACGLQIKVIDGQKEALYGGIACANLLHKNSGITIDIGGGSTECALIEKGKIKDLISLDIGTIRIKEMFLDKALNIKSAKAFIQQEISKLPFKHKNAFGVGGTIRALSKALMKRFDYPIDSLHGYEVDVHKNLAFIEKIITLKEDKLRLLGVNEERLDSIRGGALILLVVLEHLKTSLMITSGVGVREGVFLSDLLRHHYHKFPPNINPSLTSLKDRFLPHEKHSQKVKKECVKLFEALSPLHKIDEKYLFHLKIAGELASMGKILNIYLAHKHSAYFILNALSYGFSHQDRAIICLLAQFSHKKIPKDNAIAHISAMMPSLLTLQWLSFILSLAENLCMTDSHDLKYKLEKNKLVIHSNDALYLAKEMLPKLIKPIPLMIEFA, from the coding sequence ATGGCTAAAATCACAGCCGTGATTGATATTGGCTCCAATTCGGTGTGTTTGGCAGTCTTTAAAAAGACAAGCCAATTTGGGTTTTACTTGCTTTTTGAGACAAAATCTAGGGTTAGGATTTCTGAGGGTTGTTACGCTTCTAAAGGGGTTTTGCAAGAAGTCCCTATGCAAAGAGCCATCAAAGCCTTGAGTGAGTTTAAAGAAATCGCCCTCAAATACAAAAGCAAAAAAATCTTATGCGTGGCGACCTCAGCGGTGCGCGATGCCCCTAACAGATTGGAATTTGTATCAAGGGTGAAAAAGGCTTGCGGTTTGCAAATCAAAGTGATTGATGGGCAAAAAGAAGCGCTCTATGGTGGGATTGCGTGCGCGAATTTGTTGCATAAAAATTCAGGGATCACGATAGATATTGGAGGGGGTAGTACCGAATGTGCGTTGATTGAAAAAGGCAAGATTAAGGATCTCATCTCGCTTGATATTGGCACGATCCGTATTAAAGAAATGTTTTTGGATAAAGCCTTGAATATCAAATCGGCTAAAGCCTTTATCCAACAAGAAATTTCTAAACTCCCCTTTAAGCATAAAAACGCCTTTGGGGTGGGGGGGACGATTAGGGCGTTGAGTAAAGCATTGATGAAACGCTTTGATTATCCCATTGATTCTTTGCATGGTTATGAAGTAGATGTGCATAAAAATTTAGCGTTCATTGAAAAAATCATCACGCTTAAAGAAGACAAACTGCGGCTTTTAGGGGTGAATGAAGAGCGTTTAGATAGCATCAGGGGTGGGGCGTTGATTTTATTAGTTGTGCTGGAGCATTTAAAAACTTCCTTGATGATCACTAGTGGCGTAGGGGTGAGAGAAGGCGTGTTTTTGAGCGATTTGTTGCGTCACCATTACCATAAATTCCCCCCCAATATCAACCCTTCTTTAACCTCTTTAAAAGATCGCTTTTTACCCCATGAAAAGCACAGCCAAAAGGTCAAAAAAGAATGCGTGAAATTGTTTGAAGCCTTATCGCCTTTGCATAAAATAGATGAAAAATACCTTTTCCATTTAAAGATTGCTGGGGAATTAGCGAGCATGGGTAAGATTTTAAATATTTATTTAGCCCACAAGCACAGCGCATATTTTATTTTAAACGCTTTGAGTTATGGCTTTAGCCACCAAGATAGGGCGATCATTTGCTTATTAGCGCAATTTAGCCATAAAAAAATCCCTAAAGACAACGCTATCGCTCATATCAGCGCGATGATGCCAAGCCTTTTGACCTTGCAATGGCTGAGTTTTATCCTTTCTTTAGCCGAAAATTTGTGCATGACAGACAGCCACGATTTAAAATACAAATTAGAAAAAAACAAGCTTGTGATCCACTCTAATGATGCACTTTATTTGGCTAAAGAAATGCTGCCTAAACTCATTAAGCCCATTCCTTTGATGATAGAGTTTGCTTGA
- the waaC gene encoding lipopolysaccharide heptosyltransferase I, protein MKIAIVRLSALGDIIVSAVFLAMIKECFTNAQIEWFVDERFSTILEHSPYIDKLHPIALKGTLKSFNPLKIFKLFKSLRAYEYDIIIDMQGLIKSAIITQCLKAPKKVGFDYASAREGLSALFYSQKVSIAYDESILKRNFTLISQALNLPKKEISESLTSRAKVFSYQNSSQINALNLNENKPKILFVLETSKTNKTYPIERFKELALMLESVQICLLWHADEKKAVALYCTLKNQCDVLLLPKLTLNEVKALLFRMDLIIGGDTGITHLAWALQKASITLYGNTPMERFKLESPINVSLTGNSNASYHKKDFSIQNIEPERIKECVLNLLKEKE, encoded by the coding sequence TTGAAAATAGCGATTGTAAGGCTTTCAGCGCTTGGGGATATTATCGTGAGCGCGGTGTTTTTAGCGATGATTAAAGAGTGTTTTACTAACGCTCAAATAGAATGGTTTGTAGATGAAAGATTTAGCACGATTTTAGAGCATTCCCCTTATATTGATAAATTACACCCTATCGCTTTAAAAGGCACGCTCAAAAGCTTTAACCCTTTGAAGATTTTCAAACTTTTTAAATCTTTAAGGGCTTATGAATATGATATAATCATTGACATGCAAGGTTTGATCAAATCCGCTATCATCACGCAATGTTTAAAAGCCCCTAAAAAAGTCGGCTTTGATTATGCTTCAGCTAGAGAGGGTTTGAGCGCGTTGTTTTATTCGCAAAAAGTTTCTATCGCTTATGATGAGTCTATTTTAAAGCGCAATTTCACGCTTATTTCTCAAGCCCTAAACTTGCCTAAAAAAGAGATTTCAGAGAGTTTAACCTCTAGGGCTAAAGTGTTTTCTTATCAAAATTCTTCACAAATCAACGCATTAAATTTGAATGAAAATAAGCCTAAAATCCTTTTTGTTTTAGAAACTTCTAAGACTAATAAAACTTACCCCATAGAGCGCTTTAAAGAGTTAGCGCTGATGCTAGAAAGCGTTCAAATTTGCTTGTTATGGCATGCGGATGAAAAAAAGGCGGTTGCACTTTATTGCACTTTAAAAAACCAATGCGATGTTTTATTGCTCCCTAAACTCACTTTAAACGAAGTTAAGGCGTTGCTTTTTAGAATGGATTTAATTATTGGGGGCGATACGGGTATTACGCATTTGGCATGGGCGTTACAAAAAGCCAGTATCACCCTTTATGGAAACACCCCTATGGAGCGCTTTAAATTGGAAAGTCCGATCAATGTTTCACTCACCGGTAATTCAAACGCCAGCTATCATAAAAAGGATTTTTCTATCCAAAATATAGAGCCTGAACGCATTAAAGAATGCGTTTTAAACCTTTTAAAGGAGAAAGAATGA
- a CDS encoding lipid A biosynthesis lauroyl acyltransferase → MTYKERLIHEKILNKDDKGFKTELRILSIFIVEFLVNILGFVLAKMPHLWFLRCIKAVAWLMRTFDRRRYFDAKANLDFVFGDSKSEEEKKRIIKKGYENFAFIILETIRVVFIPKDIYDSRFTLINEENVWKSLNREGQAITLCMHFGYWEAVGTTLAQYYEDYGRGCLGRLTKFAPINHMIMSRREAFGVRFVNKVGAMKELIKMYNQGNGLVGILVDQNVVHKDGVVVKFFDKDATHTTIASILSRRYDIDIQPVFIDFNDDYSHYTATYYESIRSKITDNAEKDILECTQAQASLCEEVIRKHPESYFWFHRRFKSTHPEIYKR, encoded by the coding sequence ATGACTTATAAAGAACGACTCATACATGAAAAAATATTAAACAAAGACGACAAGGGTTTTAAAACAGAGTTGCGCATTTTGAGCATTTTTATCGTGGAATTTTTAGTGAATATTCTAGGGTTTGTTTTGGCTAAAATGCCCCATTTGTGGTTTTTAAGATGCATTAAGGCTGTGGCGTGGCTGATGAGGACCTTTGATAGGCGCCGTTATTTTGACGCTAAGGCCAATTTGGACTTTGTGTTTGGGGATTCTAAAAGCGAAGAGGAGAAAAAACGGATTATTAAAAAGGGTTACGAAAATTTTGCTTTTATTATTTTAGAAACCATTAGAGTGGTTTTTATCCCTAAAGATATATACGATTCTCGTTTCACGCTCATCAATGAAGAAAATGTGTGGAAGTCTCTAAATAGGGAAGGCCAAGCGATCACTTTGTGCATGCATTTTGGCTATTGGGAAGCGGTAGGCACGACTTTGGCGCAATATTATGAGGATTATGGTAGGGGGTGTTTGGGACGCTTGACTAAATTCGCTCCCATCAATCACATGATTATGAGCCGGCGAGAAGCGTTTGGGGTGCGTTTTGTCAATAAAGTAGGGGCGATGAAAGAACTCATTAAAATGTATAATCAAGGCAATGGCTTGGTGGGGATTTTAGTGGATCAAAATGTCGTGCATAAAGATGGGGTGGTGGTGAAATTCTTTGATAAAGACGCCACGCACACCACGATCGCTTCTATTTTATCGCGCCGTTATGATATAGACATCCAGCCGGTATTTATTGATTTTAATGATGATTATTCGCATTACACAGCGACTTATTATGAAAGCATTCGATCTAAAATCACCGATAACGCTGAAAAGGATATTTTAGAATGCACTCAAGCCCAAGCGAGTTTGTGCGAAGAGGTGATTAGAAAGCATCCGGAAAGTTATTTTTGGTTTCATAGGCGTTTTAAAAGCACCCACCCTGAGATTTATAAAAGGTAG
- the tgt gene encoding tRNA guanosine(34) transglycosylase Tgt: MDFQLQAVDKHARAGILNLVHSQVETPIFMPVGTQGCIKSLDAIDMQERLSAKLILANTYHMYLRPGEKVIEQLGGLHHFAQFHGSFLTDSGGFQAFSLSDNVKLQEDGIVFKSHLDGSKHFFTPTKVLDIQYSLNSDIMMVLDDLVGLPAPLKRLEESIKRSAKWANISLEYHKENNRPNNNLFAIIQGGTHLKMRSLSVGLTHGGFDGYAIGGLAVGESTNEMLETIAHTAPLLPKDKPRYLMGVGTPENILDAISLGVDMFDCVMPTRNARNATLFTHSGKISIKNAPYKLDNTPIEENCTCYTCKRYSKAYLHHLFRAKELTYARLASLHNLHFYLELVKNARNAILEKRFLSFKKEFLERYTMDRQ; encoded by the coding sequence ATGGATTTTCAACTCCAGGCTGTCGACAAACATGCACGAGCTGGTATTTTAAATTTAGTGCATTCTCAAGTAGAGACACCTATTTTTATGCCTGTAGGCACACAAGGCTGTATCAAATCTTTAGACGCTATTGACATGCAAGAACGCTTGAGCGCTAAACTCATTTTAGCCAACACTTACCACATGTATTTAAGACCGGGTGAGAAAGTTATCGAGCAATTAGGAGGCTTGCATCATTTCGCTCAATTCCATGGGAGTTTTCTAACGGATAGTGGGGGGTTTCAAGCCTTTAGTTTGAGCGATAATGTTAAATTGCAAGAAGATGGGATTGTTTTTAAATCCCATCTTGATGGGAGCAAGCATTTCTTCACGCCCACTAAAGTTTTGGATATTCAATATTCTTTAAATAGCGATATTATGATGGTTTTAGACGATCTAGTGGGCTTACCTGCTCCACTAAAACGCCTTGAAGAATCCATCAAACGAAGCGCTAAATGGGCAAATATTAGCCTAGAATACCACAAAGAAAACAACCGCCCTAACAACAACCTTTTTGCCATTATCCAAGGCGGCACCCATTTGAAAATGCGTAGTCTTAGCGTGGGATTAACGCATGGTGGTTTTGATGGCTATGCGATAGGCGGTTTAGCGGTGGGCGAAAGCACAAATGAAATGCTAGAAACTATCGCTCACACCGCCCCCTTACTCCCTAAAGACAAACCTCGCTACTTAATGGGCGTAGGCACGCCTGAAAACATTTTAGACGCTATCAGTTTAGGGGTGGATATGTTTGATTGCGTGATGCCCACAAGAAACGCCAGAAACGCCACCCTTTTCACGCATTCTGGCAAAATCTCTATCAAAAACGCGCCCTATAAATTGGACAACACCCCCATTGAAGAAAATTGCACTTGTTACACTTGCAAACGCTATTCTAAAGCTTATTTGCACCATCTCTTTAGGGCTAAAGAACTCACTTACGCTCGTTTAGCGAGCTTGCACAATCTGCATTTTTATTTAGAGCTGGTTAAAAACGCTAGAAACGCCATTTTAGAAAAGCGGTTTTTAAGTTTTAAAAAAGAGTTTTTAGAAAGATATACAATGGATCGTCAATAA
- a CDS encoding COG3400 family protein translates to MKKIALILDGIVAKNFLDLVLRHYSSHNFYIVVVKDENLIPKNYPSTFAFYCFDATSSFRLLQALDDEVSDLFLIMQDAKEQRIIHKIIQTHFKRMRVVLSVKREGENENDEKHESEKLVLIDEFEVLANKFISRLPNIPSTPREFGLGKGEIMEIGVPFGSIFAYRHVGSIRQKEYKIVGLYRNDVFLLATKSLVIQPRDILLVVGNPEILNAVYLQVKSHVGQFPAPFGKSIYLYIDMRSQSKKAMMRDVYQALFLHKHLKSYKLYIQVLHPTSPKFYHKFLALETEGIEVNFDFYGKSFIQKLHEDHQKKMGLIMVGRELFLPKKHRKALYKTATPVYKTNAFGLSKVSQSVVVLNESLDINEDMSSVIFDVSMQMDLSLLLYDFDPNKRYKNEIVNHYENLANALNRKIKIFQTDTKNPIMHLNSLKDPILHFIPFEACITKTRFLWFLSTKVEKLAFLSDDNPQIFIPVAE, encoded by the coding sequence TTGAAAAAAATCGCCCTTATTTTAGATGGCATTGTAGCAAAAAATTTTTTAGACTTGGTGTTAAGGCATTATTCTAGTCATAATTTTTATATAGTGGTTGTCAAAGATGAGAATCTTATCCCTAAAAATTACCCAAGCACTTTCGCGTTTTATTGCTTTGATGCGACTTCTAGTTTCAGGCTTTTGCAAGCGCTAGATGATGAGGTGAGCGATTTGTTTTTGATCATGCAAGATGCAAAAGAGCAACGCATTATCCACAAAATCATTCAAACCCACTTCAAACGCATGCGCGTGGTTTTGAGCGTGAAAAGAGAGGGCGAAAACGAAAATGACGAAAAGCATGAAAGTGAAAAACTGGTTTTGATTGATGAATTTGAAGTTTTAGCCAATAAGTTTATTTCCCGCTTGCCTAATATCCCTAGCACCCCTAGAGAGTTTGGGTTAGGGAAGGGCGAAATCATGGAGATTGGCGTGCCTTTTGGGAGTATTTTTGCTTACAGGCATGTTGGCTCTATTAGGCAAAAAGAATACAAAATCGTAGGGCTTTATCGCAACGATGTTTTTTTACTCGCCACTAAATCTTTAGTTATTCAGCCAAGAGACATTCTTTTAGTGGTGGGCAATCCGGAAATTTTAAACGCAGTGTATCTTCAGGTCAAAAGCCATGTGGGGCAATTCCCAGCCCCCTTTGGGAAGAGCATTTATTTATACATTGATATGCGTTCACAAAGCAAAAAAGCGATGATGCGCGATGTGTATCAAGCTTTGTTTTTGCACAAACATTTAAAAAGCTATAAGCTCTATATCCAGGTTTTACACCCCACTAGCCCTAAGTTTTACCATAAATTTTTAGCGCTAGAAACAGAGGGCATTGAAGTGAACTTTGATTTTTATGGGAAAAGTTTTATCCAAAAGCTCCATGAAGACCATCAAAAAAAAATGGGCTTGATCATGGTTGGCAGGGAGCTTTTTTTACCCAAAAAACACCGCAAAGCCTTGTATAAAACAGCCACCCCAGTTTATAAAACCAACGCTTTTGGCTTGTCTAAAGTCTCTCAAAGCGTTGTGGTTTTGAATGAAAGCTTGGATATTAATGAGGACATGTCTTCAGTCATCTTTGATGTGTCTATGCAAATGGATTTAAGCTTGTTGCTCTATGATTTTGACCCTAACAAACGCTATAAAAACGAGATTGTCAATCATTATGAAAATTTAGCCAACGCGCTCAACCGCAAGATTAAGATTTTCCAAACGGACACGAAAAACCCTATCATGCATCTCAATTCCTTAAAAGATCCTATTTTGCATTTTATACCTTTTGAAGCGTGCATCACGAAAACGCGCTTTTTGTGGTTTTTATCCACTAAAGTGGAAAAATTGGCATTTTTAAGCGACGATAACCCTCAAATTTTTATTCCCGTAGCGGAGTGA
- the aroB gene encoding 3-dehydroquinate synthase has translation MREILIPLKEKSYKVFLGELPAIELKQKALIVSDSIVAGLHLSYLLERLNVLETRTCVIESGEKHKNLNSLGRILNNAFEMQLNRHSLMIALGGGVISDMVGFASSIYFRGIDFINIPTTLLSQVDASVGGKTGINTAYGKNLIGSFHQPKAVYIDLAFLKTLEKREFQAGVAEIIKMAVCFDKSLVEVLETKDLKDCLEEVVFQSVTIKAQVVTQDEKEQNIRAGLNYGHTFGHAIEKETHYERFLHGEAIAIGMCMANDLALSLGMLTLKEHERIENLLKKFDLIFHYQILDIQKFYESLFLDKKSENKTIKFILPKGIGAFEIAAHIPKETILKVLEKWH, from the coding sequence ATGCGAGAAATTTTAATCCCTTTAAAAGAAAAAAGCTATAAAGTGTTTTTGGGGGAATTGCCCGCCATTGAATTGAAACAAAAAGCGCTCATTGTGAGCGATAGCATTGTGGCTGGCTTGCATTTATCTTATTTATTAGAGCGCTTGAATGTATTAGAAACGCGCACGTGCGTGATAGAGTCTGGAGAAAAGCACAAAAACTTGAATTCTTTGGGGCGTATTTTAAACAATGCCTTTGAAATGCAATTAAACCGCCATTCTTTAATGATAGCCCTTGGTGGGGGAGTGATAAGCGATATGGTGGGTTTTGCGAGCAGTATTTATTTTAGGGGGATTGATTTTATCAATATCCCTACGACTTTACTTTCTCAAGTGGATGCGAGCGTGGGGGGGAAAACAGGGATCAATACAGCTTATGGTAAGAATTTGATTGGATCATTCCACCAGCCTAAAGCGGTTTATATTGATTTAGCTTTTTTAAAAACCCTTGAAAAAAGGGAATTCCAAGCAGGGGTGGCTGAAATCATTAAAATGGCGGTGTGTTTTGATAAAAGCCTGGTAGAAGTGTTAGAAACAAAGGATTTAAAAGATTGTTTAGAAGAAGTGGTTTTTCAAAGCGTTACAATAAAAGCTCAAGTCGTTACACAAGATGAAAAAGAGCAAAATATCAGAGCTGGGTTGAATTATGGGCATACCTTTGGGCATGCGATAGAAAAAGAGACTCATTATGAGCGGTTTTTGCATGGCGAAGCGATCGCTATTGGCATGTGCATGGCCAATGATTTAGCCCTTTCTTTAGGCATGCTCACTCTAAAAGAGCATGAACGCATAGAAAATTTATTAAAAAAATTTGATTTGATATTCCATTATCAAATTTTAGATATTCAAAAATTTTATGAAAGTTTGTTTTTAGACAAAAAAAGCGAAAACAAGACGATCAAATTCATTCTACCTAAAGGCATTGGGGCGTTTGAAATAGCCGCTCATATCCCTAAAGAAACGATTTTAAAGGTGTTAGAAAAATGGCATTAA